The genomic segment CGACGGTCACGCCGAGCTCCCTGTTGATTTTGCCGAGCGCGGCCAGAAATTCCCCGGCGGCGATCGGATCGAGCTGGCTTGTCGGTTCGTCGAGCAGCAGCGCGCTCGGCTGCATCGCCATGACCGAAGCCAGGTTGAGCAGCTGCTTCTGACCGCCGGAGAGCTCCGTCACCTTCTTGTGGAACCATGCCTGTATGCCGAAAAAGCTGGCCGTCTCGGCGACGCGGCGGCGGATCTCGGAGGCGCCGAAGCCCAGGCTCTCGAGACCGAACGCAAGCTCATGCCACACTTTATCCGTGACGATCTGGTTATCCGGCGACTGCAGGACAAAGCCGATCTCCGCGATTTGCGCGCGCCGGTCCGTCTCCTCCACCGGAATGCCGCGATACCGGACCGTTCCGCTTCGGCGTCCGTGCGGTGCAAGATCCGGCTTGAAATGCCGCAGAAGCGTGGACTTGCCGGAGCCCGATTGGCCGCAGAGCGTGACGAACTGACCTTGGCGAATCGCGAACGAAACGTCGCGCAGGGCGTTCTTTTCCGATCCCGGATAGCCGAAGGTCAGACGCTCGACTGCGAATGCTTCCATCTCAGTTCCTCCCGTATGTTGATAACAAGCGGAATCGCGCATAACGCGGCATAGGCCAGGAACACGCTCATGCTGTATGCCGAAGACTCCACGCCCTTCATCGAAGGGAAATAACGATAATACATCGCTTTGGCGTTCGCGCCGAACCATACGTAGCCGCCGATCAATCCGATCCCGATCAGCGCGGAACCGTCCCGTCGGTCGAAGCGGAACAACGAAAAAGCCGTCCTGCCTTTTAACCCGTAACCGCGGCTTCTCATCGACGCTGCCGTCTCGACGGCGTTTTCCAGCATCCATGTCGTCATGATGGACAGGATCCGAATGCCGTGCTTCGCGCGGGCCAGCAGGCTGCCGTTCGAGATGTCCCTGCCGACGCAGCGCTGCGCGGCAGAGACGACGGCGAGCTGCGCTTTAAACCTCGGCACGAAGCGCAGCACCATCGACAGTACGAGCGACAGCGCCGGGATGACTCTCCCGAACAAATAAATGAATTTATCGGACGTCATGACCGCGTTGTAGCATGAAAACCAGCAGATGACCGAGACGAACATCGTCGCCGCCGCGATCCCGTACACAATGGATTCCAGCGTCAACGGGTTGCCGCTTCGCAAGTAGCCCAGGATCGTCGCGCCTTCGTGATTGAAGGCCGGATTGATCAGCGCCGTCGTGACGAGCATCGGCAGCATGTACAGCAGATTGAATCGGATCGCCCGTCTGCCGTTCAGCGAGATGGAATAAACGAAGGAAAAAAGCAAGGAAATGGCCAGGCAAACAGGGTGCATGAAAACCATCGAAAAGGCGATGACGAGCGCAAAATACGCGAAGTTCACGACGGGATGATAGCCTGAGAACGCATCCTTCACTTGTTTCCGCCGCCCGAAGCGTTATAGGTGTCGCCGACGTCGCGGCCCAGATCGCACGTATATACCCATTCGATCACGTCCCCCTGCTTCAGCTTGTACCGGCTGCTGCCGTAGTTCGGAAACCACTCGTTCACCTTGTACATCCATCCGGATAGCTCGCCGCAATCGAATTCGTATAAATTGTTGATTCCCTCGATATAGGCGGAGTTGTACACCGGCGTGTTCTCGAACTCCATATGAATTTTGTTCTTTTTCATTTCCCGCTGCAGCACGTTGAACACGGATTCTCCCTCGTAAAAAGTCACTTCCCGTTTCGAGAAAATGACGCCGTCATCCGGAACGAGCTCCAGCTTGTCGGGATCCAGCAGGT from the Cohnella hashimotonis genome contains:
- a CDS encoding energy-coupling factor transporter transmembrane component T; the protein is MKDAFSGYHPVVNFAYFALVIAFSMVFMHPVCLAISLLFSFVYSISLNGRRAIRFNLLYMLPMLVTTALINPAFNHEGATILGYLRSGNPLTLESIVYGIAAATMFVSVICWFSCYNAVMTSDKFIYLFGRVIPALSLVLSMVLRFVPRFKAQLAVVSAAQRCVGRDISNGSLLARAKHGIRILSIMTTWMLENAVETAASMRSRGYGLKGRTAFSLFRFDRRDGSALIGIGLIGGYVWFGANAKAMYYRYFPSMKGVESSAYSMSVFLAYAALCAIPLVINIREELRWKHSQSSV